Below is a genomic region from Culicoides brevitarsis isolate CSIRO-B50_1 chromosome 2, AGI_CSIRO_Cbre_v1, whole genome shotgun sequence.
CGTATAGTGCAAACTTTTcccattaatattttaatttaatcgatTGTTTTGTGCTACTCGTAGTCGTCGTGCCATTTAACTAATggcaatatttttccaatttaactTTTGCTGCACTCGCGTTCAAAGTTCAGGCTTTccaatctctttttttttattcttcttctgAACCGAAATTGATTATCAGTTGCCGAACATCATCATTGGCGGTTCGCAAGCCAAATAACATAAGGAACAGCGGGAAATGCAAGTGTTTCcaatgatatttttacgattctcacgtttttttcgcaataacaaaaaaaaaatctaacgaaCTTCATATATAATGGCAGCAATAATGATGATGGTGAAATATATTATATGCATTTCGCATAGGGGcatcatttatcattttatgatAACTCTATTTTtgcaattgttttattttattattattggttcTATTTCTTGCACCAAATGCATAACTGCATAAAGCACGTGTGCGGTAAACATTTctctttttgcaaataaaaatttttaacggtcattttttttaaactttttacttcaaatgacgtcgcagaaaatttttgattgaaaatgatgcatcaaaaaattttaattatcactTTTTGTTTTACTTACCTGTCGATCCATTGGCTTcgatagtgaaaaaaaagtgggTCGTCCTTTTCGCTCATCACTCTCTCGATTTTATCTGCTACAACTTATCGAACAGcggaaaattatcataattcgTGATGCATCATGTATTCTTGACACACATTCCTCAGTCTTCAGTCAAAaaccgcagcagcagcagctgaGTGAAGTGAAAGACATGACACGATCTCTCACTCACACTTCTTCACACGCGGAACACACAGAATTAGaaatagataaattttcaatttgcaCGTCATGATTTCGAACGTTTTATCATCGCATCGTGCATCGATGTTGTCCAGAAGTTGCCTCCTTCTTTGTTGCTGCAAATTATTGCACGGATGAAgacatttcactttttttttgttcgtttgacTGACTGAATGTTTTTGCATGGAGACAGCAAATAATGATTTATTGGCTTGACTTTTTTGCGAAGCCTTATCTTCGTATCcaataaaaagttgttaattaCCATCCATTCGTTCCCGGCAAAAACTTTGTGTGCAAAACATGAAAACAGGATGTTTGTTAGCATTTGCATAGAAATTTGCGTTGAATGAGGAAAGTTAGAACTTTTCAACCTGtggagaaagaagaaaaaaagtctgTTAATcactattatttttagtattttatgcCTTTTAAACGAGATCATGCAAGACGACCGGTAAAAACTAGACacgatataaattattattatattatgtaaCGAACTAACTAACCGAGTTTATCGTTGAATTTTTAGTACCTTGGAAAAGATACAAGTTTCAAAGAATAAGAGACGATTGCATAATacttgataataattaatattggaAATGTGTTTGTCGATCGTGTCTTGTTGTGGCGTTAgaagttttaataaacttgTTTATGTATAGAAAAAAAGGCGGGAAGTGTTAAcaacagcaattttttttaaagaaatgtcaatttgaaatgaccgttaaaatttgttttaatctttcaaatggataattttagattttcatgcaaatatttagattttaaggttaaaaaatgatattttgcccatttttgaaaatttaagtcatTTAGAACAATTGTTAcccatatttataaattttgaaattcaaaggaaaattttcaaattttttgcttgcttttttccatttatcaaataatttgaatcatttagaattttttttaaatattttgctcatttgtataaatattttgaaatttttgactaaaagggtaatattcaaaatgtttgcccatttttataaatttttaaactaaaagggaattttctataaaatttttgaattttttcttatattatttatatctaagcttaaagtaaatttttataattttttgtaatttttgactgaaagggtaatattcaaaatttttgccctttttttgcccatttgtctaaatatttaaatttaaaaggaaatttccacaaaatttgcgtatttttcgaaataaatgtGAATGTTTAATAGAATACCTTGTCCAAATCGTCACCCGATTTCagaatttcttcgaaaaaataaatgccatgagattttttgatgcttttgtgttagttaaacCTATAgtagtcataaaaaaaacttaaatttaaaattctagaatgaAGTTCTGtgttttttagtgcatttggaTATATTCAAGTACCTCGTTGACATACCcaatctcactaaaaatgtaTAGAAATACTGAAGTTCGATCTAGAATTTCAAATCTAGGTTTTTTGAATTGCTTTAGgcttaactaacacaaaaccatcagaTAATCTCAtggcatttatttttcgataaaatgctGAAATCGGGTGATGATTCAAATCATCACAAGATAGACctaatatcaacaaaaaatggaaGCTATTAACCTTTTTAAGAAGTCAATTCATTCCCCATAAATCACATTGCCCTAATTTCACAATTAACTCATAAAAATCCTTTGATATTCCCCAAACTAATTTTCCCAACTTGATATCCCAATTAACACAGAAAAGTCTCCGTGCATGTATTTGCCTTGTCACTCATTCACATGTTTATTCAAATGACTCGCACATGCACATTTCCACAACTAACTACCCGACACATAAtctaattaaaagtatttgtCAGACAATAAAACGCCATAATATTAACTTAACAACGCACACATCAACGCTCCAACCAAACTTTAATTCATATCATCACCGTGCGTCGtcgtcaacatcatcatcataaataaataataattgtaggACACGCATATGTTCCGATATACAGCCAAATCGCACTAAATCAGGCCAGCAAtctaataaaacttttcacgATGCGTGTTCATGCCTTTTTCGAGGAGTTGTTTGATTGATCAGCATTCGTTAATTCAACTTCATTCgcgtttttgatttaaatatcaaacaaaacaaagcgaGAAATTTATGTGCACTTCAACAGTAAATattcgagagagagagatggaGGAAAAAATCGATACACGTAAAAGGACTGCATCcacttttgaattatttattccgcctttattatttattttctatcagTAATTCATTGGAGCAAGAGATTTTTCTCGCGCAACTTAAACAAGAACAATTTCCCGTCtatctcattaaatttatgcaaatctcTTTTTGTCATAATCTGGAAAAATATTGCACTTGacttctttcttcttcttcctccaTCGTCTTCTTGCAATTTCTTTGCagcaaaaaagtttatttatttaattaacgcGCGACTTGAATGACTTTATTAAGCGACTTACAGTTATTCtcaatttcttcttaaaaatttattgcgtgCTTTGgaattattacatttattattgaatcgtcgtcgtcttgcTATGTTTGTTGTTAAAGATGTTGCTTCGATAATGAACTTGCGTTGCgtgtattttttgttcgagTGACCTTAAGATGCGGCGATTATTCAGCTTTTTTCAATAACATCTTAATGAACATCTCAATGGAAGATGATTGTATGTAATTTATTACTGCCGCTCGATGACATCGCTTGAACTAAATTGAAAAGTTGTGACTTTTACGACggaaaatgttctaaaaaagtttaaagtaaataataatagaaagtttttaattaattatatttttttgtacacaatttttattttatttaattttttttttagtttttgcgaGACAATAGACGACGGAAAAGAGAACCactttacaaaatattattacttttttcgttaaaaaaaaacttttactattttatttctaaaaaaacaatgaaagccATTGTACATAAAGAAATGTAAATACAGCAGTAAGTCCATAAAATCTGAATAAGTTCATTGTTgtgcttgtaattttttaacctagTAACCTCCAGAGATTCGTGTATCGCACGACATACTATGTGTGgcttaatttaacttattttttgctcaataGCAAAGTACAGTAAACGTTTCAtctcaatttcattttgaatctattacttttggcgccaaaatcgAGATCGCACTGTACTtgagcaaaaatatattttaatacaataataacAGCAAGAAATGTAAAGTCTATAATTGTTGCACAATTATACTTGTCTATTGTTGTCGGTTTCGATATAGTTATGCGGAGGTATTATGCCTCTCAATTcacttcaaaacaaaacttcgGTTTGTGGTTGTTACTTTCATGGATCTTTTGTTGCTGGTAGTTACATGAAAATGTTTTCgtttatgaatgaattgaatgaaaaatttaatatgtattagcaaaagtatttttacatACAAATTTGTAGCTAAAAAgtggttgaaattttgtgttgaaatgAAGTAATCGATACATTGCCAATAAGGAATGTTTGAGGTTAGGTTGAGTGTTATTGGAATCAATTATTCCTGTGTTTTGATTAGGTTTTGGGAATTCGAGTGTGGATTGAAGGacttatcaaaaatgttactgtaaatactaaaaattattcaaatatcaggctgaatattaaaaactgcCGTGAATAGGGCTAATGGGCTAAAAAAGGGCAAATATGTTATAAAAGTTACCCTTCAAAACTAATAACTTTAAAAGTAGGAAAAAagacaatataaataaaaactatcatcaaaatttaaaaaataccgatgcacttttatcataattcaaaacgttcctttaaaattcttcaacacTATCACAATCTGTTTTATATTGCTTTgacatttgattaaaaattcttagattttttgatggttttgtgttagttaaactgtagttaaattcaaaattctgatTTTATGCATTTGGTTCTCGAACTTGTTTCATTCTCATAGAAATCGTAATTTAGTAGATGGATATGGATGACTTTACTGCAGATCCAAAGATTCAACTTAGCGTTTGGacttttaggcttaaaaaaccaataaaaatctcaactgtttttttcgataaagaCCCAGTGAATTCTTCATGAGTGAGTTGGTTTCTATTAATTCGGATTTGAATTCATAAtgctttcaattaatttatcgtATTCTGAATTTACGAAAGTCATAATGCTGGTTTGGATTAAAGTTAGGAGCTTTGGTAAGGCTTCAAAATTTGGTTCATCATtggttagaaatttatttgaattctaaatatgcttggtttgaattaattggaatagctTGAATGATAAAATTGAGTTTAGATCATGATCCATTGAATTCTTGGTTGGTAGTTTGGTCAAGTTCAATTAATCTTCCagaaagaaaacttttctaatGTCTTCTAAAACTcctgaaataaaagaaaacaaaaatgttaaaagtcaaagatacaaattaaaaattaccgcCCTCGGCGACCTTCCATTGCACCGCTTTCAACCCGGAAGAACTTCACTGCAAATCATAATTAATAAACCGTTCAAAAAACTCGTTGTACCGTAAAGTAAAtcactttctttctttcgtctTTTCAACGCACGACAAGTTCTTAATCACCCTCACTCTCTTTTTATCTTTTCTCCATGATCTTCATCTAAATTACCTACGaagaagtaaaataaaaaaaaatgaaaatttatgacaaaaaaaaggtcaaaactAGTTTCACTCTTTTTTCTCAGTGCAGTAATGAAAAAGAAACTGTAAACAAATTACAAGCTCAATAAAAGAAATGAGCAGCAAGAGATGTTTGACGATAATAATCACATTATTAAGAACATTTTCACATCGAGACTCATTAATATAACGTCTTAGGCACACGCGTTTCGAACGACATTgatgcaaaatttcatttcgttttGAGCTTGATTAATGAAgtttaattacaaataataTGCATCGCGATGCATGTGAAGCGACAGATTTGAGAGATAACAACGAATgcggagagagaaaaaagacatTTGTAATCGTCATTTAcgttaaaagtaattaatattAGCTTGTTCATGCGTTTGTTACTTACTCTCATGTTGCAGTTGTCGTCAACACAAACGTTACTCTTGTTTGAAATGATGATACGGAAGTGTTTAGTTACAAGCGTTGCATTGTTATGCGATATCTTGTGGGAAAAGTGGATGCAAACAGTTACAGTTTAAGTCTTTTAATTGAATGTTGAGACGATTAAGGAGCATttccctgttttttttttgtcgtgagtttttttaagcacctgaaaaaaaaattatgttaaaaaaagcaattttttatgtttttttttgcttacccGACTAATTTGTCCGATTAATCGAACAAAAGTTCCGGAACATGAACAATAAACACGAAAAACATAACGACTACttggaagaagaaaagaaacgcCAGAAATTCTTTTCTCATCATTTATCGCCGTCGTTGTTCGTCGTCGCGTCTGCCTACagtgcaaaatgattaaacatttttattatttacttttaacatCTTATTAAGTGACTAGCGATGCGCGATGGTAATATACGCCGAACGAcgacatttgaatttttaattaaattgttaagtATTTCTTATtgtttaacaataaaatgtcTGAAGCAACGGTCATTcgtagaattttttgatggagAGGGCCTTGAACTTATCCGCAGAGACTTTTTTACAGCAAAGATTTACAGGAAACGaaccttttttgattttaaagtttaaccacgtgacttaggGTTGGTATTATatatttgacccaatgcatattttgaaattttgtaccaactaacatttgaaaaatctcatcccagaacaaatttcaaaattttatcccaatgcacattctaattttggatttaagcgcaacttttgaaaattttaaccacgtgacttaggATATGTAATATATAttaaacccaatgcacaatttgagtTTTATTACAAACCgacatttgaaaaaagtcatccctgaactaattttaaagttttatcccaatacacattcaaaatttttgattttggagcaattttttatatatttaaccacgtgacttatttttatttcaaaattttaaccacgtgacttaggatttttaatgtaaatattttaccaCAATGCAATATATTTTGAGGCATTTTATGAGATAAATACAAAccaacatttgaaaaatatcatcccagaacaaatttcaaaattttatcccaatcgacataataatttttaattttggcgcaatttttgaaaattttaaccacgtgacttatggTTGGTATTATATAttcaacccaatgcacattttgagtgTTATTACCAAccaacatttgaaaaatttcatccctgaacaaatttcaaaattttatcccaatgcacattcaaatttttgtttttggcgcatttttttaaattttaaccacgtgaccatcaAAAATCACTTCctgtataattttgaaatgcgataaaaaccCAAGATTTCTCTTTGTCAACAAATGTTTGAACAAGTTTATTAAGCAAACACTCTGACGTTTGGTTTATGTGAATGAactgcgataaaaaaaaattgtgtctaCTCTTCATGGTTCGTAAATGCGTTAACGACAGTGACATGTAGAACGAAATCTCTTttgaagaagacaaaaaatggtttattgttgaaattttgactgTGTGAACTTAGCGTCGTCGTCGGCATTTCCTCGGCATTGTTTGTCTTTCTAAACGGCCTTTTTGTTAAGTACATAAATAATTCGGTCGGTAACAAACAAAACTAGAATGAATGCTAAATAGATGCTGCCAAATTAGGTGATTGCGATGTGACAACTGACACTCAATTGATGTCAAGCGTGAAAGTTGCATGACGCACAAAGAAATTCATAACGACGCCCACAATCGCGTGCCTTAAAAGGATGTTGCACTCATTCGCCTTCGCCTTGCGAATAAATTTCGCAGATTAAATCAGATGAATCAtgtttcgaattattttcagGAACACACAAAGTTCATTGCGAGCCGGAATTGATGCGAGTTGAGGTCACGTTGCCCGACAAAACTGCCAACACAGAAACCTACTTGGATGGCATGAAAGGTTACCCGAATCCAAAGTGTCGTCCCAGCGTGGAAAATGGTCTTGCCGAGTTCAAGCTTTCGTTGGCTGACATCTACGAGTGTGGCGTGACGCGTGTTGTGAACAAAATCACGGTAATTTTCTGAATtctgaattaaataacaaaccaAACTAATTGAATTTCATGCACAGGGCAAGAAAGTCTATTACCATAAAATCATCATAGAAGGCGATCCAAGTTATGGCAAGGAGATTATCAGTGTCAAATGTATCATCACAGGTCCGTATAACGTCACCACGAAGCATCATGGCATCGTTCGACGAGATGTTTTGCCCATCGGATTCCAAGAACCAGAGTAagaacctaaaaaattttaatttttgatcaaaatcttaccttttttATGGTTAACAGAGATTTGGAAATCGCAACTTCCATTACTGAAAAAGCCCCTGAGCCTGTTCTTGGGGTTGGCGTACGTCAAAATGGCAATCTCGTATCGGGCGATTTGAATGTTTCACCCGGAACTCCTTTGcaaatggaaattttcttgGATAAAACGTCAGCGCCTGTTTATGGATTGGGAGTTACTTACATGCAAGTCACGGATACTTTGAGTCAGGAGGAAACTATCATCTTTAatgggtaaaattttatttttttgttacaaaaaaaaaataatttaaatttaaaataaaattaaatttaaatttaaataaaaaattaaaattaaaaaaaaaaaaattaaattttaatttaaaaaattattttttttaattaaattttaattttatttaatttttttgtctaaattgaattttttttaaattaatttttttaaaaaaaaaaataaaaataaattaaaaaaaaaataaatttaaattaaaaaaaaaaataaataaaaattaaattaaattaattaatttttttttaaattaaattaaattaaaatcattaaaaataaatttaaaaaataaaaaaaaattaaaaaaaaaatttaaattaaaaattaaattaaattaaaattttaaattattaaaattaattttttgaaaaaaaaatttaattttttaaaaatttttaaattaaaaattaaattaaattaaaaattaacattaaaattttttaaaaactttaaattaaaaaattaaatttaaaaaaaaatttaattttttaccttttaattttttttagatgttcTGTTGACCCCTACCTCTTCGAAAACTTCAACACCGTCGATGGAGATTTCTTAACTGCCAAATTCCGAGCTTTCAAATTCCCTGAATCGACTTACGTGCAATTCCGTGGTACAGTGAACGTCTGTTTGGATAAATGTCAAGGcgtaagtttttgatttttcataaaaaaaataatttttaaaaaaatttcttacctcagATCCAATGCAGCAACGGTCAAATCGGATATGGGCGCAGAAGACGTGCCGTTAACCAATCTCCCGCTGatcccaataaaattttcgaaatctcGTTGGCTACATTCATCAAAGTCAATTATCAAGAGGGCACAGatcaaagtaaatattttctttccttCTAGATTTctcgtagattttttttttgggtgcaCGTTGCATGATTctatctttcttttctttttttccaaacaaaaaaaaaatttctttgtagaAGCCGTCGCTGACATTGAGAACAAAATTAAGCAACTTAAGTtgacaaatcaaaaattggcgCGAAATAGTCGTGCAGGCACCATTTACGAAACGGTGAAGGAAGAGAAAACGATAACGAATGGCGACACGGCAAAGGTTGAGGAAACTGTCCTTTTTGCACGCGAAGTCGTCGATAGCGCTGCCGCATCCACGAGATCGTTCGCAGGAAGCCTCGTAGCGCTGTTGTTTGTTGTGATGAGTAGGATagctttttactaaaaaaaaattttgcttttattgcTTCTACTTTGTGTCAACAACTAACCCCAAGATCTCTCTTCTgtacttaaaattcaatacTCCTCTTGTGTAAAAAGTTCTTATGACATCGAAACTTTGGCTGGACcatctttaaagaaaaaaaaatcaaaatcagtctgaattgtcattaaaaatttctctcccaatttaatataataatcactaaaattactaaaaataatgaagttacttaaaaaaaattgtacttaaaaattttgtagataTTAGAATTTCtcattatcaattaattaattaattaagaaattgaaaaaaataattttaagtaggaattaaattttgaacttgtGATCCTCGATTGATTTCGATCCTcatgactttaaaatttggaaaagttgagaatgaaaaaaatttgcttattaatttttttagttttaagaaaaaaatgcgtgtttaataaaaatactaattaaattaaaattaattaaaaaatatataatattgaatgaaaaaataatattactaGTCTATACCTTTTAATGAGCTCATATATCCTTTTTATGAttgtataatattaataaaagatgttaattaattaaaaaaatagaaaggatGAAAAATGTTGTGTAAAGCAAtacagtaataaataaataattaaataaaaattaaataaaattaataaaactaataaattagatttattgtaagatgatgaagaagaagcgatgatgataaaataattaaataataaaaaaaataatgttaaaaatatttttgttttttttaaatggcttCATTTATCTCCAATTTTATAATAGGATttaggtgaaattttttttttaaaaaatttttttttttttttttaaaaaaaaaaaatttttttttcttcaaaaaatcttgataTGAGGTTTTGTaagtgaattattttaattttatatggaaattaagattttctaaaaaatatattcaaacgaaagcttaaaatgtattttaagagaaatttttaattcacttccggatttgcattaaaattgattttttactctgatcacaaaaaatgagagcttttttactttcatgtgaatttccttcaattttacggaacatttcttcatttttactcCAATTTGATCATTatcagataaaattaaaaattttatgatgtcttgtgaaagttgaagaaaattttatgaagataTTTCATAGGTCATAATGATACCTGTctttatagataaaaaaaaataaatttggtatgaactatgagattttttttaaaatttttacacaaaatattttcaaatatgtaagaatttttaagttaaaagaggaaaaaaataatttaaaatttttaaaaaatttctcaaaacttaaaatttatcatgaaggtgattttaaaaaataaatagaaaaaataaataaaaataatattaaaattattatcgtaaggatataaattatttttttttttaaataatttatttttatttatttatttttttaaattcatataaatattttttttaaataatttaaagattttttttttttttatttaaaatttataaattatttttttttcttcataaaactaaaaaactcttacatatttgaagttttttttaaacaaaaattaaaaaaaatgatttttttctcatacctagttcatataaattttatttttttttgtctataaatctataaaatatcttcctaaattatttgatttatttaaattcaattcatatttagcttaatttattaatttaaatttattttttaatcaaaatttatttattcaatggtatttaatatgtttaatttttcatgaaaattctccacaaaattttaaaataaattttaaatttaacggaatttttttcaaaccctTGTAGCCTCTGTTCAAACAATTCAACGTTGTAGCTCCAAAcctcaacaaataaaaattcaaaaaaatcgttttaatatttttgtgtctcgTGACTGTGTACTTAACCCACATTATTTGCCCGCAACAAGAAGAggtgagaaataaaaattttcttctgttgaaaaatttgcacaTCATCAAACTCTTCAAAGGTGCAACGAGCGATGTGGTCTCTTAAGTCATTGTTAGTCTATTTATTATCTGTTcctatttaaatttcacaagttttacttttatttgcataaaatatgcattattacaaaataGCTTTGCAAGACgagcgacgatgatgatgcacCTCGACGATGTCGCGGTAATTCGTCaacagttgaaaattttagttaacaCGTTCGAAACAAGTAACATTTTATTAGTAAGTACCTTTTTAGTgtgttttgagttgtaaattattttattgaagaaattaaacccatgagattcaaaatttttaattttttaaattttctgaatttttttaatttaatttaatttgataattttttttaaataattttattttaatttaattttttaattttataattcaatttaaaattttttaataaataatttataaattaataaaaaaaaattaattatttttattttattttaattatttaattattatttttaattaaatttattttatttttatacctaaagttatttttaattttttttaaaaataataataataattcctgaaaatcattaaacttctaaaaattattttttttctcaatcatTGCAAGTCCCACAAAACGTGTCATTTTcagtttcacaaaaattaaagtacattaaaattaatttgctttGCATTTGCATGACAGCAATTGACATTATTTCGAGAGCCCGCGTACTCATCTAAGAGAACTAACCGAAATTTTGACTAACAAATTGCATAACATGCTAAGTGTTTGATGAaagtttcgtaaaaaaaattagttttttttcatcatttttcgttGTAGAGACTCGCGGTAGCTCGCTCGTAATTATTCACGGACATTATATCAGCCTCAATGGTATAACAAGTGTAAATttcttacaataattttttttgatcatatttctactattaaataaaatgattacaccaaaaaaaaaactcaagtgCGCCTAAATAATTCGAAATTGTGTTGAAAGTATGAGTTGGCCAaaacacatttatttaaaattaggcAAAatacatgagattttttttttcatgtaattttttttttggttttgaataaatgaatgaatgaatgaaaaatcataaataaaaaaaagttgtgttgTCTGCGATCATGTACTTGAGTGATGatgaatatcaaaatattgtaATGCATGTACGCGTTAAAAAGGGTTTTCATTATGCTTAGGCGGAGTGATGAGCAAGAGCATGCAGTTAATAAGGTgactaaatgatttttttttataatttttaattaaatttttaaaatattttttcaattttaggaaaaaaaattaattttttataaaaattatttataaattaattaaatattaaattaataaaaattaattaaattaaaataaaataaaaaaaaaaattattttaataaaattaaatgaattaaattaaaattatacaaaaaataaaaaaaaaataattaaaaaattaaaataaaaaaattgatattatttaCCTTAAGTCcttcaaaatatatatatattttttttataatttttatttaaaaagttaatttaaattattataattcaatttattaataaaattctgaagTCTTTTGGTAtacttataatttaatatttagtcattttttaaaactttatataaaaaaaactaaaaataattacaaattaaaataaagcaggaaattaatttattcataggtatattaaaaatttatattaatttttaatttcatttcatttaaatttttagtttaaattttttttaattctttaaaaaaaaaattttttaag
It encodes:
- the LOC134831688 gene encoding uncharacterized protein LOC134831688 isoform X1; protein product: MQKKIKMKKFLLGVCAILFVGLCHAKGTHKVHCEPELMRVEVTLPDKTANTETYLDGMKGYPNPKCRPSVENGLAEFKLSLADIYECGVTRVVNKITGKKVYYHKIIIEGDPSYGKEIISVKCIITGPYNVTTKHHGIVRRDVLPIGFQEPEDLEIATSITEKAPEPVLGVGVRQNGNLVSGDLNVSPGTPLQMEIFLDKTSAPVYGLGVTYMQVTDTLSQEETIIFNGCSVDPYLFENFNTVDGDFLTAKFRAFKFPESTYVQFRGTVNVCLDKCQGIQCSNGQIGYGRRRRAVNQSPADPNKIFEISLATFIKVNYQEGTDQKAVADIENKIKQLKLTNQKLARNSRAGTIYETVKEEKTITNGDTAKVEETVLFAREVVDSAAASTRSFAGSLVALLFVVMSRIAFY
- the LOC134831688 gene encoding uncharacterized protein LOC134831688 isoform X2, with the protein product MKKFLLGVCAILFVGLCHAKGTHKVHCEPELMRVEVTLPDKTANTETYLDGMKGYPNPKCRPSVENGLAEFKLSLADIYECGVTRVVNKITGKKVYYHKIIIEGDPSYGKEIISVKCIITGPYNVTTKHHGIVRRDVLPIGFQEPEDLEIATSITEKAPEPVLGVGVRQNGNLVSGDLNVSPGTPLQMEIFLDKTSAPVYGLGVTYMQVTDTLSQEETIIFNGCSVDPYLFENFNTVDGDFLTAKFRAFKFPESTYVQFRGTVNVCLDKCQGIQCSNGQIGYGRRRRAVNQSPADPNKIFEISLATFIKVNYQEGTDQKAVADIENKIKQLKLTNQKLARNSRAGTIYETVKEEKTITNGDTAKVEETVLFAREVVDSAAASTRSFAGSLVALLFVVMSRIAFY